A window of the Pogona vitticeps strain Pit_001003342236 chromosome 4, PviZW2.1, whole genome shotgun sequence genome harbors these coding sequences:
- the LOC144589118 gene encoding integrase/recombinase xerD homolog — protein sequence MALAPRTCKKYEAASAEFAEFRRLRELEQLWPAPVEHIQQFIVALHWKGLTPGTIKGKLAALGFYAKANGIRDLSGDFRIRKMLEGWSREMGRRQDNRTPMSPAILERLSDLWGTLCRDRYEEALFHAAALLAFFGAMRISELVASGKGDVSKKALQMEDVAVEEGKVRIRLRRSKTDQRGLGRMIILGQCSIRKICPVKALREFMMFRGITSGYFFQHNNGIPLTKYQFWKITDMALERAGISDMRFGTHSFRIGAASTAAALGYDVDKIKRLGRWSSKCYKKYVRQLPNV from the coding sequence atggcacTGGCCCCGAGAACGTGTAAAAAATATGAGGCCGCCAGCGCGGAGTTTGCAGAATTTAGGAGGTTGAGGGAATTAGAGCAATTGTGGCCGGCACCGGTGGAGCACATTCAGCAGTTTATTGTGGCGTTGCACTGGAAGGGACTGACGCCGGGTACCATTAAAGGCAAGTTGGCAGCCTTGGGTTTTTACGCTAAGGCAAATGGTATTAGGGATTTGTCGGGTGATTTTAGGATCAGGAAGATGTTGGAGGGCTGGTCTCGGGAGATGGGAAGAAGGCAGGACAATAGAACTCCAATGTCACCGGCGATTCTTGAGCGGCTAAGTGATTTATGGGGTACGCTGTGTAGGGATAGGTATGAAGAGGCTCTTTTTCATGCAGCTGCATTGTTAGCCTTTTTCGGTGCCATGAGGATTAGTGAATTAGTGGCTTCAGGTAAAGGGGACGTCTCGAAGAAAGCCTTACAGATGGAGGATGTAGCAGTTGAAGAGGGAAAGGTGAGAATTAGATTGAGGAGATCTAAAACGGACCAGCGGGGGCTTGGTAGAATGATTATTTTGGGACAATGCAGCATAAGGAAAATATGTCCAGTAAAAGCATTAAGGGAATTTATGATGTTTAGGGGGATTACCAGTGGCTATTTCTTTCAACACAATAACGGAATACCTCTCacgaagtaccaattttggaagataactgacatggcgctggaaagagcgGGGATTAGCGATATGAGATTTGGCACTCATTCGTTTAGGATAGGGGCAGCTTCAACGGCAGCTGCTCTGGGATATGATGTGGATAAGATTAAAAGGTTAGGTAGATGGTCATCAAAGTGTTACAAAAAATATGTCAGGCagctacctaacgtgtag